One window of the Bacteroidota bacterium genome contains the following:
- a CDS encoding NUDIX domain-containing protein, with product MVKVFSLNKTICLTSNLMDYQQKKDTVLVRIHSLDELQMMYDELVNKNQFLEVYYYHENEKLLLTSFSSAFKVIEAAGGLVKNKAGEYLFIFRNGKWDLPKGKIEKREGIKHAALREVEEECGVGKLKIMKELESTYHTYDQDGKAILKRTYWFEMLCEDDSKLIPQTEEGITEVKWLSKNELEQVTENTYESIKEVMKSIH from the coding sequence ATGGTAAAAGTATTCTCCTTAAACAAAACTATCTGCCTCACCAGTAACCTGATGGACTATCAGCAGAAAAAGGATACCGTTTTGGTGCGGATTCATTCCTTAGACGAGTTGCAGATGATGTACGATGAATTGGTGAATAAAAATCAATTTTTGGAAGTATATTATTATCATGAGAACGAAAAATTGCTTTTGACTAGTTTTTCTTCCGCTTTTAAAGTTATTGAAGCTGCAGGTGGTTTAGTGAAAAATAAAGCGGGTGAATACTTGTTTATTTTTAGAAATGGAAAATGGGATTTGCCAAAAGGGAAAATAGAAAAAAGAGAAGGAATAAAACACGCTGCTTTGCGTGAAGTAGAAGAAGAGTGCGGTGTTGGAAAGTTGAAAATTATGAAAGAACTAGAGTCAACCTATCATACCTACGACCAAGATGGGAAAGCCATTTTAAAACGCACGTATTGGTTTGAGATGTTGTGTGAAGATGATTCGAAATTGATCCCTCAAACGGAAGAAGGAATAACGGAAGTGAAATGGCTCTCTAAAAACGAGTTGGAGCAAGTAACAGAAAACACCTATGAATCTATTAAAGAGGTGATGAAAAGTATTCACTAA
- a CDS encoding TlpA family protein disulfide reductase — protein sequence MSFQINDRGSYAGTMDVLKRDEFLQNDSIRELVLIKGLYESYYDNAFKKPSIIAILQQLVQETPIEEHKRIAKNILNSFSKLQKGGQAPFFEFPDKAGVTHSLDELRTNKYVYLMIYDINCSACQQQMKIIPSLIKKYGDRITFVSISTDKTNADLKNFQTKNPKYTWLFLQDNSLGKFKADYEIKTLPSYFLIDPNGKFIQVPAESPEEDIDRVFYDITKPKAKEHRIGDKRNQ from the coding sequence ATGTCGTTTCAAATAAACGACCGAGGAAGTTATGCCGGCACAATGGATGTATTAAAAAGAGACGAATTTCTTCAAAATGATAGTATTCGAGAATTGGTATTAATTAAAGGATTGTATGAATCATACTACGACAACGCCTTTAAAAAGCCAAGCATCATTGCCATACTGCAACAACTGGTTCAAGAAACACCAATTGAGGAACACAAACGCATTGCAAAAAACATTCTCAATTCTTTTTCAAAACTTCAAAAAGGCGGGCAAGCACCATTTTTTGAATTTCCCGACAAAGCTGGAGTAACCCATAGTTTGGATGAATTACGTACCAACAAATATGTTTATTTGATGATTTATGACATCAACTGCTCAGCATGTCAACAGCAAATGAAAATTATTCCTTCACTCATAAAAAAATATGGTGATCGAATCACATTTGTTAGCATCTCAACCGATAAAACAAATGCCGATTTAAAAAATTTCCAAACAAAAAATCCAAAATATACTTGGTTGTTTTTACAAGATAACTCCTTAGGAAAATTCAAAGCGGATTATGAAATCAAAACCCTTCCTAGCTATTTTTTAATTGACCCGAATGGGAAATTTATTCAGGTGCCGGCAGAAAGTCCGGAGGAGGATATTGATCGTGTATTTTATGACATTACAAAACCCAAAGCGAAAGAACATCGAATAGGTGACAAGAGAAACCAATAG
- the ftsH gene encoding ATP-dependent zinc metalloprotease FtsH, with amino-acid sequence MIPSDNTAEITIGKDFLKLPQYAADNLEKHKDGPHYRVKIASVDKFEERIKEAQKDFLPEQRIDAVSENRTSWADQLSWIIPIVLMIVIWIIIMRRMGGGAGGGQIFNIGKSKATLFDKNTNVNITFNDVAGLEGAKIEIKEIVDFLKNPKKYTALGAKIPKGALLVGPPGTGKTLLAKAVAGEAKVPFFSLSGSDFVEMFVGVGASRVRDLFRQAKEKSPCIIFIDEIDAIGRARGKNPAQGGNDERENTLNQLLTEMDGFGTNSGVIILAATNRADILDRALMRAGRFDRQIYVDMPDLNERKDIFKVHLKPLKLDASVDIDFLAKQTPGFSGADIANICNEAALIAARHDKSFIEKQDFLDAVDRIIGGLEKKNKIISSHEKKVIAYHEAGHAATSWLLEHAHPLIKVTIVPRGRSLGAAWYLPEERQITTTEQLLDEMCATLGGRAAEEIVFGKISTGALSDLEKVTKQAYAMITIYGLNDKIGNISYYDSTGANEYGFTKPYSERTAQTIDEEVSKLIETAYIRAKDILTKNKHLLTQLAEKLLDKEVIFKEDLEIIFGKRPFDKEDLPLIKADSNISPTAQVVIESKEEEKKEEPKSEEKKPEEKKDGEPEKPLNTLF; translated from the coding sequence GTGATTCCATCCGACAATACCGCTGAAATTACAATTGGCAAAGACTTCCTTAAATTGCCGCAATATGCTGCTGACAATTTGGAAAAACACAAAGATGGTCCGCACTACCGAGTAAAAATTGCAAGTGTAGATAAGTTTGAAGAACGTATCAAAGAAGCGCAGAAAGATTTTTTACCGGAACAACGTATTGATGCCGTAAGTGAAAACAGAACTTCTTGGGCAGACCAATTAAGCTGGATTATTCCAATTGTATTGATGATCGTTATCTGGATTATTATCATGAGAAGAATGGGTGGCGGTGCCGGAGGCGGACAAATTTTCAATATCGGAAAATCAAAAGCAACCTTGTTTGATAAAAACACCAATGTAAATATTACGTTCAATGATGTTGCCGGATTAGAAGGCGCAAAAATTGAAATCAAAGAGATTGTTGATTTCTTAAAAAACCCAAAAAAATATACCGCACTGGGTGCAAAAATCCCTAAAGGTGCATTGTTAGTTGGCCCTCCGGGAACCGGTAAAACATTGCTAGCAAAGGCTGTTGCAGGTGAAGCAAAAGTTCCATTTTTTTCATTATCAGGATCTGATTTTGTGGAGATGTTTGTTGGTGTTGGTGCATCACGTGTTCGTGACTTATTCCGCCAGGCAAAAGAAAAATCACCATGTATCATTTTCATTGATGAGATTGATGCGATTGGACGTGCTCGTGGAAAAAATCCTGCCCAAGGCGGAAACGATGAGCGTGAAAACACCTTAAATCAATTGTTAACGGAGATGGATGGTTTTGGAACCAATAGTGGCGTAATCATTTTAGCAGCTACCAACCGTGCGGATATTTTAGACAGAGCTTTGATGCGTGCCGGTCGTTTTGATCGTCAGATATATGTTGATATGCCCGATTTAAATGAGCGTAAAGACATCTTCAAAGTACATTTAAAACCATTAAAATTAGATGCATCTGTTGACATCGATTTCTTAGCAAAACAAACTCCAGGATTTTCGGGAGCAGACATTGCAAATATCTGTAACGAAGCGGCTTTGATTGCAGCACGTCACGATAAATCATTCATCGAAAAACAAGATTTCTTAGATGCTGTTGACCGTATTATCGGAGGATTGGAAAAGAAAAATAAAATCATTTCTTCACACGAGAAAAAAGTAATCGCTTATCATGAAGCAGGACATGCTGCTACCAGCTGGTTATTAGAACATGCGCATCCATTGATTAAAGTAACCATTGTTCCGCGAGGACGTTCATTGGGTGCTGCATGGTATTTACCTGAAGAACGCCAAATCACTACAACTGAACAATTGTTGGACGAGATGTGTGCAACACTTGGAGGAAGAGCTGCAGAAGAAATTGTTTTCGGTAAAATTTCTACCGGTGCGTTGAGCGATCTTGAAAAAGTTACCAAACAAGCCTATGCAATGATTACCATTTATGGCTTAAACGATAAAATTGGTAACATCAGCTATTACGATTCCACCGGAGCAAACGAATATGGTTTCACGAAACCATACAGTGAGCGCACCGCACAAACAATTGATGAAGAAGTAAGCAAATTGATTGAAACAGCCTATATCCGTGCAAAAGATATTCTTACAAAAAACAAACACTTATTAACACAGTTAGCTGAAAAATTGCTGGACAAAGAAGTTATCTTTAAGGAAGATTTGGAAATCATTTTTGGTAAACGTCCCTTCGACAAAGAAGATTTGCCTTTGATAAAAGCAGATTCGAATATTTCACCAACTGCACAAGTTGTGATTGAATCGAAAGAGGAAGAGAAAAAAGAAGAGCCAAAATCGGAGGAGAAAAAACCGGAAGAAAAAAAAGATGGTGAACCGGAAAAACCATTGAATACTTTATTCTAA
- a CDS encoding RsmD family RNA methyltransferase gives MRIIGGMHKGRVIHPPKNLPVRPTTDFAKESIFNILNNHFEFDGLKILDLFCGSGNITFEFASRGCGDITSVDSNYSCCEFAKKTISEFKMDAVKVIKSDAFAFLKRATNPYHIIFCDPPYDMENFEVLPELVFTNKLLKPNGWLIVEHGPHTDLSKLPHFKEHRSYGNVNFAIFENTTE, from the coding sequence ATGCGTATCATCGGAGGAATGCACAAAGGAAGAGTAATTCACCCTCCTAAAAACTTACCGGTTCGGCCGACAACTGACTTTGCAAAAGAAAGCATCTTCAATATTTTAAACAATCACTTTGAATTTGACGGTTTAAAAATCCTTGACTTGTTTTGTGGATCAGGCAATATAACTTTTGAATTCGCATCACGTGGTTGTGGCGATATTACCAGCGTTGATAGCAACTACAGCTGTTGTGAATTTGCAAAAAAAACAATTTCAGAGTTCAAAATGGATGCTGTGAAAGTAATCAAATCAGATGCTTTTGCCTTTTTAAAACGCGCTACCAATCCCTATCATATTATCTTTTGTGATCCACCGTATGACATGGAAAACTTTGAGGTGCTACCGGAATTGGTTTTTACCAATAAACTATTAAAACCAAATGGATGGTTGATTGTGGAACATGGCCCTCATACCGATTTATCAAAACTACCTCATTTTAAAGAACACCGTAGTTATGGCAACGTAAATTTTGCCATCTTTGAGAATACAACCGAATAA
- the rsfS gene encoding ribosome silencing factor: protein MKGPTELLADAIVEGILEVKGRNISVLNLKGIHNRVCDYFIICQADSNTQVNAIAGSVEEMVKKKTGERPYRKEGFENAEWILVDYVTVVVHIFQTEVRNFYNLESLWADAEVTEIAFDK from the coding sequence ATCAAAGGTCCAACTGAACTTCTTGCGGATGCAATTGTTGAAGGAATATTAGAAGTAAAAGGAAGAAACATCTCCGTATTGAACTTAAAAGGTATTCATAACCGTGTTTGTGATTATTTTATCATTTGTCAAGCTGACTCTAACACACAAGTGAATGCCATTGCAGGGTCGGTTGAAGAAATGGTAAAAAAGAAAACTGGAGAGCGCCCATACCGCAAAGAAGGATTTGAAAACGCAGAGTGGATCTTAGTAGATTACGTGACAGTAGTTGTGCACATCTTCCAAACAGAAGTACGAAATTTTTATAATTTAGAATCGTTATGGGCGGATGCCGAAGTAACGGAAATTGCATTTGATAAATAA
- a CDS encoding polysaccharide deacetylase family protein, producing MRILKNIGSVSSILPIQRYSIVRPNLKGNANFKPVLLTFDDGPNHIDNITLDLLSVLKTHNVKAAFCLIGKNVKQHPHIVKQLFQDGHIIGNHGNTGDPFVFKRMKAIAEDIDACNNAICEAIESTAHQIEYFRPGYGAYLKKHIPFWESKNMQLLPVTDFFFDHKVKPVGMKKFIGHFTEKIKANNGGVYVLHDGRNEHPKINSKINVARSKNKPSDYDRSWVPKAVDLILSQLKEDGFTLPELNDNFPNKLNPEFRSFLFSK from the coding sequence ATGAGAATTTTAAAAAACATTGGCTCCGTCTCTTCTATTCTGCCGATTCAGCGCTACTCTATTGTTCGTCCGAACCTAAAAGGAAACGCCAATTTCAAACCTGTATTACTAACCTTTGATGATGGCCCGAATCACATCGACAACATTACTTTAGATTTACTTTCTGTTTTAAAGACGCACAATGTAAAAGCTGCTTTTTGTTTGATCGGAAAAAATGTAAAGCAACACCCACATATTGTAAAGCAACTATTTCAGGATGGACACATTATAGGAAATCACGGTAACACGGGTGATCCTTTTGTTTTCAAACGAATGAAAGCGATTGCAGAAGATATTGATGCATGCAACAACGCGATTTGTGAAGCCATCGAAAGCACTGCACATCAAATTGAATATTTTCGGCCGGGTTATGGAGCGTATCTCAAAAAGCACATTCCTTTTTGGGAATCAAAAAACATGCAACTCCTTCCTGTTACCGATTTCTTTTTCGATCATAAAGTAAAACCTGTTGGGATGAAAAAATTTATCGGACATTTTACAGAAAAAATAAAAGCAAACAATGGAGGAGTTTATGTTTTACATGATGGGAGAAATGAACATCCTAAAATAAACTCTAAAATAAATGTTGCTCGTTCAAAAAACAAACCATCCGATTACGATCGCAGCTGGGTTCCCAAAGCTGTCGACTTGATCCTCTCACAATTAAAAGAAGATGGATTTACGCTTCCCGAACTAAACGACAATTTCCCAAACAAGCTCAATCCGGAGTTTCGTTCTTTTTTATTTTCGAAATAA
- a CDS encoding LUD domain-containing protein — protein MSDSTTSKEKILKKIRKALIHKSTQEIGDIDIDSEIFATSEESLEMQFAQNFTALNGKFIFCENETEFIENFDWIVKDNEWKNLFCLEPQLKELLKKGKITFSDNEVDLLNTDIGITLCECLIARTGSIMITSKQASGRRLPVYANFHIVVAYTSQLVDNIKDGLKFIKEKHNDKLPSMISTITGPSKTADIEKTLVQGAHGPKEVFVFLIDDVHVDNN, from the coding sequence ATGAGCGACAGTACTACTTCAAAAGAAAAAATATTAAAAAAAATTCGGAAAGCGTTGATTCATAAATCTACTCAAGAGATTGGTGACATTGACATTGATTCAGAAATCTTTGCTACTTCTGAAGAATCCCTCGAAATGCAATTTGCTCAAAACTTCACTGCTCTCAACGGGAAATTTATCTTTTGTGAAAATGAAACAGAATTCATAGAAAATTTTGATTGGATTGTGAAAGACAATGAGTGGAAAAACTTATTCTGCTTGGAACCCCAATTGAAAGAACTTTTAAAAAAAGGAAAAATTACCTTTTCGGATAATGAAGTCGATTTATTAAATACCGATATTGGTATCACCTTGTGTGAATGTTTAATCGCGAGAACCGGAAGCATTATGATTACTTCCAAACAGGCCTCAGGCAGACGATTACCTGTATATGCAAATTTTCATATTGTTGTAGCATACACCTCTCAACTAGTAGACAACATCAAAGACGGATTAAAATTTATTAAAGAAAAACACAACGATAAATTACCTTCGATGATTTCAACCATTACCGGTCCAAGCAAAACGGCTGATATTGAAAAAACATTGGTTCAAGGCGCACATGGACCAAAAGAAGTATTTGTATTTTTAATTGATGATGTGCATGTGGATAATAACTAA
- a CDS encoding phosphatidate cytidylyltransferase produces MNNFFKRTLTAGAFVAVLLGCTYYNQLSFSILFFIITILGVWEFYTLSEKGENKPQKVIGTIAGAGIFTTTVLVCMGYDAHLLIINIPVVFLIFIFELYTKSKNPFRNIAFTILGIVYVAVPFSLLNYLVTYSGKYNHELLFGFFFILWCNDSGAYLAGSAFGKRKLFPRVSPGKSWEGSIGGAIASYIVVFIISKWYTDYSIIDWMIIAGILIVIGTLGDLVESLYKRSKNVKDSGTLLPGHGGILDRFDSLLMATPFVFTYLYLIKFFA; encoded by the coding sequence ATGAACAACTTTTTTAAACGTACACTTACCGCTGGTGCATTTGTTGCAGTTCTTTTAGGATGCACGTATTACAATCAACTTTCCTTTTCTATATTATTTTTCATTATTACCATTTTAGGCGTTTGGGAATTTTATACCCTTTCAGAAAAAGGAGAAAACAAACCACAAAAAGTAATTGGGACGATTGCCGGAGCAGGAATTTTTACAACTACCGTGCTTGTTTGTATGGGATACGATGCACACCTCTTAATCATTAACATTCCCGTTGTTTTTCTCATTTTCATTTTTGAATTATACACAAAATCAAAAAATCCGTTTCGAAACATTGCTTTTACCATTTTGGGAATTGTATATGTTGCCGTGCCGTTTTCATTATTGAATTATTTAGTAACATATTCCGGCAAATACAATCATGAACTTTTGTTCGGTTTCTTTTTTATTCTTTGGTGTAACGATTCAGGAGCATATTTGGCAGGATCCGCTTTCGGGAAACGGAAATTATTTCCACGTGTATCTCCCGGCAAATCATGGGAAGGAAGTATCGGTGGTGCAATCGCGAGTTATATTGTGGTATTCATTATTTCAAAATGGTATACCGATTATAGCATCATCGACTGGATGATCATTGCCGGTATATTGATCGTAATCGGTACCCTGGGTGATTTAGTAGAATCCCTTTATAAACGAAGCAAAAATGTTAAAGACTCGGGAACATTATTACCCGGACATGGAGGAATATTGGATCGATTTGATAGCCTTTTGATGGCAACGCCTTTCGTTTTCACATACCTCTACCTCATCAAATTTTTCGCCTAG
- a CDS encoding Glu/Leu/Phe/Val dehydrogenase translates to MTTKTTVESHDSMFDAVLARLDVAAKIYGLSEEVTTVLRNPQKQVKVSLPIMMDNGKMEVFEGFRTVHSTVLGPSKGGIRYAMDVCDDEVKALSAWMTFKCAVANLPYGGGKGGIKCDPRKMSVGELERLTKAYTVAMADVFGPTKDIPAPDMGTSGREMAWLVDAYNKVHRGNFPGVTTGKPVGLGGSLGRDAATGRGVMVATLAALKKMNMDAKKATCAVQGFGNVGSHAARLLHEQGIKICAIGDHTATFWNEKGIDIKAALDYVKANGNVLKGFTGGVEIKPSELLTANVDVLVPAALQNVITEEIAHAVKAKLIVEGANGPTTAEADHILQEKGIIVVPDILANGGGVTVSYFEWVQNNQGYYWTEDDVNAKHDASMSAAFESVWNNGQKYKTTMRIGAYITALQKVELGIKARGQY, encoded by the coding sequence ATGACAACTAAGACAACAGTAGAAAGTCACGACAGTATGTTTGATGCAGTTCTTGCCAGACTTGATGTCGCTGCAAAAATTTATGGTTTATCAGAAGAAGTTACAACAGTATTAAGAAATCCTCAAAAACAAGTTAAAGTTAGCCTTCCGATTATGATGGATAACGGCAAAATGGAAGTTTTTGAAGGATTCAGAACCGTGCACTCTACCGTACTCGGTCCATCAAAAGGTGGTATCCGTTACGCAATGGATGTATGTGATGACGAAGTAAAAGCTCTTTCAGCTTGGATGACATTTAAATGTGCTGTTGCCAACTTGCCTTATGGCGGTGGTAAAGGCGGAATCAAATGTGATCCACGTAAGATGAGTGTTGGAGAATTGGAACGTTTAACAAAAGCCTATACTGTAGCAATGGCTGATGTATTTGGCCCAACAAAAGATATTCCTGCTCCGGATATGGGAACAAGCGGACGTGAAATGGCTTGGTTAGTGGATGCCTACAACAAAGTTCACCGCGGAAATTTCCCAGGTGTTACAACAGGAAAACCTGTTGGTTTAGGTGGTTCATTAGGTCGTGATGCTGCAACCGGTCGCGGAGTGATGGTAGCAACATTAGCTGCTTTGAAAAAAATGAACATGGATGCAAAAAAAGCAACCTGTGCTGTTCAAGGTTTTGGTAATGTTGGTTCTCATGCTGCACGTTTATTGCACGAACAAGGCATTAAAATTTGCGCAATTGGTGATCATACTGCTACTTTCTGGAATGAGAAAGGAATTGACATCAAAGCGGCATTGGATTATGTAAAAGCAAATGGAAATGTATTAAAAGGATTTACCGGTGGTGTTGAAATTAAACCTTCCGAACTTTTAACTGCAAATGTTGATGTTTTAGTTCCTGCAGCATTACAAAACGTAATCACTGAAGAAATCGCACACGCTGTAAAAGCTAAATTAATTGTAGAAGGTGCTAATGGCCCAACTACTGCTGAAGCAGATCATATCCTTCAAGAAAAAGGAATCATTGTTGTTCCGGATATTTTAGCGAATGGTGGTGGTGTAACGGTTTCTTATTTCGAATGGGTACAAAATAACCAAGGTTATTACTGGACAGAAGATGATGTAAACGCAAAACACGATGCTTCTATGAGTGCCGCTTTCGAAAGCGTTTGGAACAACGGACAAAAATACAAAACCACAATGCGTATTGGCGCTTACATTACTGCTTTACAAAAAGTAGAATTAGGAATCAAAGCAAGAGGACAATACTAA
- a CDS encoding biotin--[acetyl-CoA-carboxylase] ligase codes for MKTLFVGQNSIHVESVDSTNSYASEMLRQIALLEGSIIYTFVQLKGRGQRGNSWESEPNKNVALSLILYPKFLSADQQFLLTKMTSLAVADLMAEMLVGVIEPNEIRVKWPNDIYVGAQKIAGVLIENTLRETTIQTSVIGIGLNINQLKFAEKKATSLAMLSGREFELRDVFKRFCELIEARYLQLKSNNLVNIDNAYLERLYRFNARATYQSGETRFEGKIIGVSKIGLLQLELKSGEVKEFDLKEIAFADNVIT; via the coding sequence ATGAAAACATTATTTGTAGGGCAAAATAGCATCCATGTTGAGTCGGTTGATTCTACCAACAGTTATGCCAGTGAAATGTTGCGACAAATTGCTCTGTTGGAAGGCAGTATTATTTATACGTTTGTACAGTTAAAAGGCCGTGGACAAAGAGGCAATTCCTGGGAGAGCGAACCCAACAAAAACGTGGCTTTGAGCCTGATTTTATATCCTAAATTTTTAAGTGCAGATCAGCAGTTTTTGCTCACTAAAATGACCTCTTTAGCAGTTGCTGACTTAATGGCAGAAATGCTGGTAGGTGTCATCGAACCGAATGAAATTCGGGTAAAATGGCCAAATGACATTTACGTGGGTGCGCAGAAAATCGCTGGTGTTTTGATAGAAAATACGTTGAGAGAGACGACTATTCAAACATCTGTAATTGGTATCGGACTCAATATTAATCAGCTGAAGTTTGCTGAAAAAAAAGCAACATCGTTGGCAATGCTTTCCGGCAGGGAGTTCGAACTGAGGGATGTTTTTAAAAGATTTTGTGAATTGATCGAAGCCCGGTATTTACAATTGAAATCCAATAATCTTGTAAATATCGACAATGCTTATTTAGAGCGATTGTATCGTTTTAATGCACGGGCAACATACCAATCGGGTGAAACACGTTTTGAAGGCAAAATAATAGGTGTTTCCAAAATAGGATTGCTTCAATTAGAATTGAAATCTGGGGAAGTCAAGGAGTTTGATTTGAAGGAAATTGCCTTTGCAGACAATGTAATAACGTAA
- a CDS encoding GNAT family N-acetyltransferase has translation MHFTLRPFTINDLNSLVKYANNPKIANNLTDKFPYPYTKENGKMFIEFATKNTPTNIFAIDINGEACGGIGIHPQEEVHRKNAELGYWLGEHYWGNGIITKAIEQIADYGFKNFDITRIFARPYGTNFASQRVLEKAGFILEARFEKTLFKNGEYKDELIYAIRRK, from the coding sequence ATGCATTTCACCCTTCGCCCGTTTACAATAAATGATTTAAACAGTTTGGTCAAGTATGCAAACAATCCAAAAATTGCAAACAACTTAACGGATAAATTTCCATATCCCTACACCAAAGAAAACGGAAAAATGTTTATCGAATTTGCGACTAAAAACACACCAACGAATATTTTTGCAATTGATATCAATGGTGAAGCATGCGGTGGCATTGGCATACATCCGCAAGAAGAGGTTCATCGTAAAAATGCAGAATTAGGCTATTGGTTAGGAGAACATTATTGGGGCAATGGAATTATCACAAAGGCCATTGAACAAATAGCAGATTACGGCTTTAAAAATTTTGACATCACCAGAATCTTTGCGCGGCCATACGGAACGAATTTCGCCTCTCAACGTGTCCTAGAAAAAGCAGGATTTATTTTGGAAGCAAGGTTCGAAAAAACGCTGTTCAAAAATGGAGAATACAAAGACGAATTGATTTATGCAATAAGAAGAAAATGA
- the coaD gene encoding pantetheine-phosphate adenylyltransferase, whose product MNKRIAIFPGSFDPITKGHENILKRALPLFDEIIIAIGKNSSKQNYFSLEQREKWIKQVFANEPKVRVESYTGLTIEFCKKVNAHFILRGLRTSADFEFEKSIAQNNNVMAPEIETIFILPIPELSAINSTIVRDIIRNGGDATPFVPKGIEVKAP is encoded by the coding sequence ATGAACAAACGCATTGCAATCTTTCCGGGCTCCTTTGATCCTATCACCAAAGGGCATGAAAATATTTTAAAAAGAGCTTTACCACTCTTTGATGAAATCATTATTGCAATTGGGAAAAACAGCAGCAAACAGAACTACTTTAGCCTTGAACAGCGTGAAAAATGGATCAAACAAGTTTTTGCAAACGAACCAAAAGTGCGTGTGGAATCGTATACCGGATTAACGATTGAATTTTGCAAAAAAGTAAATGCACATTTCATTTTACGCGGACTCAGAACATCCGCTGATTTTGAATTTGAAAAATCAATCGCACAGAACAACAATGTAATGGCTCCAGAAATAGAAACAATTTTTATTTTGCCTATTCCAGAACTGTCTGCAATAAATTCAACAATTGTGCGTGATATTATCAGAAATGGCGGTGACGCAACGCCATTTGTACCCAAAGGAATTGAAGTAAAAGCACCCTAA
- a CDS encoding DUF3822 family protein — protein MTTEIKNKITQLHSFVDEAFDAKKTATYQLLLQIGTSEILVGIHDKQKNKYIALEKYALSNIHSFEGVGELIDVLLSESKIVNHKFQAVACIIVSNLSTLVPNALYEDDRKRMYLKFNATLEGDELVVVDEIRSLDAKNVFAIPFSIKSKLDAHYRQISYHHASSTLIDTLVASHKNQTGKKLYVHVQSTHFETILIDGKNLIFYNTFNYQSPEDFIYYVLFVCEQLQLNPEKTETILLGEIEKTSAIYTLLQKYIRTLKFGERTDGSDYSYQLQTLPKHSYFTLFNSYLA, from the coding sequence ATGACTACCGAAATAAAAAATAAAATCACTCAGCTTCATTCTTTTGTTGATGAAGCATTTGATGCTAAAAAAACAGCCACTTACCAATTGCTTTTGCAGATTGGTACGAGTGAAATTTTGGTAGGGATTCACGACAAGCAAAAAAACAAATACATTGCTTTAGAAAAATATGCATTATCAAACATTCACAGCTTTGAAGGCGTTGGTGAATTAATAGACGTGTTGCTGAGTGAGTCGAAAATAGTCAACCATAAATTTCAGGCGGTAGCTTGTATAATTGTGAGTAACCTTTCCACACTCGTTCCAAACGCTCTTTATGAAGACGATCGAAAAAGAATGTATTTGAAATTTAATGCAACATTAGAGGGAGACGAGCTAGTAGTTGTTGACGAAATCAGAAGCTTAGATGCAAAAAACGTTTTTGCGATTCCATTTTCAATAAAATCAAAATTAGATGCGCACTACCGTCAAATAAGCTATCATCATGCATCCAGTACATTAATCGACACACTTGTTGCCAGTCACAAAAACCAAACAGGTAAAAAATTATATGTGCATGTTCAAAGCACACATTTTGAAACCATTTTAATTGATGGTAAAAACCTGATTTTCTACAACACCTTTAACTACCAATCTCCTGAGGATTTTATTTATTATGTTTTGTTTGTTTGCGAACAATTACAATTGAATCCTGAAAAAACAGAAACCATTCTTTTAGGAGAAATAGAAAAAACTTCCGCTATTTATACTTTATTACAAAAATATATTCGAACGCTAAAATTTGGAGAACGTACTGACGGGTCAGACTATAGCTATCAATTGCAAACACTTCCGAAGCATTCCTATTTTACACTCTTTAATAGCTATCTGGCATAA